The Pseudomonadota bacterium genome includes a region encoding these proteins:
- a CDS encoding IS630 family transposase: protein MKEDARALPAVVQEEKRKQAIRMWQKRRYTHREIAEQVGVHYLTVGRWVRTYQAEGMKALRASKAQGRPVGSGRSMSEEQENQIQKVLIDKTPDQLKLSYALWTREAVQQLILQETGIRLAIRTVGDYLKRWGFTVQKPKKQAYEQRPAEVKQWLDDEYPAIHARAKAEKAEIYWGDETGLRSDSQHVRGYAPKGKTPVLRLNAKRESINLISAVTNQGKVRFRMFDGTMNADILIDFMKRLIRDAKRKVFLILDNLRVHHAKVVKAWLAEHKDEIEVFYLPSYSPELNPDEYLNCDLKAGVHGRLPARSKKELKAKTIAHLRKLQKLPGRVIKYFQAEPIQYAACA, encoded by the coding sequence ATGAAAGAAGATGCCCGCGCACTTCCTGCGGTGGTCCAGGAAGAAAAACGCAAACAGGCCATCCGCATGTGGCAGAAACGCCGCTACACCCACCGTGAAATTGCCGAGCAAGTCGGCGTTCACTATTTGACTGTCGGACGCTGGGTTCGAACATACCAAGCCGAAGGCATGAAAGCCCTGCGGGCTTCCAAGGCACAGGGTCGCCCGGTTGGATCTGGACGATCCATGAGTGAGGAGCAAGAGAACCAGATTCAGAAGGTTCTGATTGATAAGACGCCGGATCAACTCAAGCTGAGTTACGCCCTTTGGACACGCGAAGCAGTACAACAGTTGATTTTGCAGGAGACTGGCATCCGGCTGGCAATCCGTACTGTGGGCGACTATCTCAAGCGCTGGGGTTTTACGGTCCAGAAGCCCAAGAAACAGGCCTACGAGCAGCGTCCTGCTGAAGTGAAGCAGTGGCTGGACGACGAATATCCGGCCATTCATGCTCGCGCCAAGGCTGAGAAAGCTGAGATTTACTGGGGCGATGAGACGGGGCTTCGCAGCGACAGTCAACATGTTCGGGGCTATGCGCCCAAGGGCAAAACACCCGTTCTTCGCCTGAATGCCAAGCGTGAGTCCATCAACCTGATCTCTGCGGTCACTAACCAGGGCAAGGTTCGGTTCCGGATGTTCGATGGGACCATGAATGCAGACATCCTGATTGACTTCATGAAGCGCCTGATTAGAGACGCGAAACGCAAAGTCTTTCTGATTCTCGATAACCTGCGGGTTCATCACGCCAAGGTCGTCAAAGCCTGGCTTGCCGAGCACAAGGATGAAATCGAGGTCTTCTACCTGCCTTCCTATTCGCCGGAACTAAACCCAGACGAATATCTCAATTGTGATCTCAAGGCCGGCGTCCATGGTAGGCTGCCGGCCAGAAGCAAAAAGGAACTGAAGGCAAAGACAATCGCTCATCTGAGGAAACTGCAGAAACTGCCCGGGCGAGTTATAAAGTACTTCCAAGCCGAGCCCATTCAATATGCAGCCTGTGCTTGA
- the tnpB gene encoding IS66 family insertion sequence element accessory protein TnpB, translated as MRLFRDLPKVYLHRDVVDFRKSIDGLAAIVEQQMALDPFADALYVFCNRHRDRLKVLYWDQTGFCLWYKRLEKAKFQWPRKHADGVIRWGEREFNWLLEGFDVMRMQGHQQLHFSATNSLIGGASCY; from the coding sequence ATGCGTCTGTTTCGTGACCTGCCCAAGGTTTACCTGCACCGCGACGTGGTGGACTTTCGCAAGTCCATTGACGGCCTGGCGGCCATCGTCGAGCAGCAGATGGCCCTGGATCCGTTCGCCGATGCGCTGTACGTGTTCTGCAACCGCCACCGCGACCGGCTCAAGGTGCTCTACTGGGACCAGACCGGCTTTTGCCTCTGGTACAAGCGCCTGGAGAAGGCGAAGTTCCAGTGGCCGCGCAAGCATGCCGACGGCGTGATCCGCTGGGGCGAGCGTGAGTTCAACTGGCTGCTCGAGGGTTTTGATGTGATGCGCATGCAGGGCCATCAACAACTGCACTTTTCGGCCACTAATTCGTTGATTGGTGGTGCTTCATGCTATTGA
- a CDS encoding IS66 family transposase: MSSAVNKASVADPSTADQIAALQAQLASQQATLEAREARIHQLEEIIRTFQRKTFAGTSEQASADQLGLFNEAEEIAASEPPEVAVKPHSRQRRGRPALPPELPREEVIHDLPEADKVCPHDGAVLERIGEETSEQLDIIPASVKVIRHVRLKYACPCCEGHVATATKPAQPLGKSMAAPGLLAYIATAKYVDALPLYRQIQQFARLGVELDRTTLANWMIRCGKLVQPLINRLTEQILEAPVIGMDETTVQVLDEPGKPARSNSYMWVMGSGPPGQRLRVYHYEASRAGDVPVARLEGFSGALMADAYSGYGAACRDHGITRLGCWAHARRKFFDAAKLQPKGKIGRPDQALALIGKLYRIEREAQALNPTERHRLRQDKSQPVIDQLNAWLTTTLPRVAPKTKLGEALQYLHNQWPALVRYLDDGRYPIDNNAIENAIRPFAIGRKNWLFSKSPAGARASANLYSLIETAKGHAIEPYAYLRQVFQELPLAETIDDIDALLPGNVKGGDL; this comes from the coding sequence ATGTCGTCGGCCGTCAACAAAGCCTCTGTTGCAGATCCCTCAACGGCCGATCAGATCGCCGCTCTCCAGGCGCAGCTGGCCAGCCAGCAGGCAACCCTCGAGGCGCGCGAAGCGCGCATTCATCAGCTCGAAGAGATCATCCGCACTTTCCAGCGCAAGACCTTTGCCGGCACCAGCGAGCAGGCCAGTGCAGATCAGCTGGGCCTGTTCAACGAAGCCGAGGAGATCGCGGCAAGCGAGCCCCCCGAGGTCGCTGTCAAGCCGCACTCTCGCCAGCGTCGGGGCCGGCCGGCCCTGCCGCCGGAGCTGCCGCGCGAGGAAGTCATTCACGACCTGCCCGAGGCCGACAAGGTCTGTCCGCACGATGGTGCGGTTCTGGAGCGCATCGGCGAGGAGACCTCCGAGCAGCTCGATATCATTCCGGCGAGCGTCAAGGTCATCCGCCACGTCCGGCTGAAGTACGCCTGCCCCTGCTGCGAAGGGCATGTGGCCACCGCCACCAAGCCCGCCCAGCCGCTGGGCAAGTCGATGGCCGCACCGGGCCTGCTGGCCTACATCGCCACGGCCAAGTACGTCGACGCCCTGCCGCTGTACCGACAGATTCAGCAGTTCGCGCGGCTGGGCGTCGAGCTCGACCGCACCACCCTGGCCAACTGGATGATCCGCTGCGGCAAGCTGGTCCAGCCCCTGATCAATCGTCTGACCGAGCAGATCCTCGAAGCCCCGGTCATCGGCATGGACGAGACCACCGTCCAGGTCCTCGACGAACCCGGCAAGCCGGCACGAAGCAACAGCTACATGTGGGTCATGGGATCTGGCCCACCAGGGCAGCGGCTGCGGGTCTATCACTACGAAGCCAGTCGTGCCGGCGATGTGCCCGTGGCGCGCCTGGAAGGCTTCTCCGGTGCCCTGATGGCCGACGCCTATTCCGGCTATGGCGCGGCCTGTCGAGACCATGGCATCACCCGTCTGGGCTGCTGGGCCCATGCCCGGCGCAAGTTCTTCGATGCCGCCAAGCTCCAGCCAAAGGGCAAGATCGGACGCCCGGATCAGGCCCTGGCGCTGATCGGCAAGCTCTACCGGATCGAGCGCGAAGCCCAGGCGCTGAACCCGACCGAGCGCCACCGCTTGCGCCAGGACAAGTCACAGCCCGTCATCGACCAGCTGAACGCCTGGTTGACCACGACACTGCCGCGTGTCGCGCCAAAGACCAAGCTGGGCGAAGCGCTTCAGTACCTGCACAACCAATGGCCAGCGCTGGTGCGCTACCTCGACGATGGCCGCTACCCGATCGACAACAACGCCATCGAAAACGCCATCCGGCCGTTCGCCATCGGCCGCAAGAACTGGCTGTTCTCCAAGTCACCAGCGGGCGCTCGCGCCAGCGCCAACCTCTACAGCCTGATCGAAACCGCCAAGGGCCACGCCATCGAGCCCTATGCCTACCTGCGTCAGGTTTTTCAAGAGCTGCCACTGGCCGAAACCATCGACGATATTGACGCATTACTGCCGGGCAACGTCAAGGGTGGGGATTTGTAG
- a CDS encoding ISL3 family transposase, which translates to MHDRELYRQILGVQAPWEVSEVEVDLPGTGVTVHIRHSGSDLACPQCGAACSGYDTRERKWRHLDTCQYKTWLVAQVPRLRCPEHGVHQLPVPWAENNSRLTALFEALVIDWLKIGTISEVAERLGLSWSAVSGVQERAVARGLARRTQDFPDAIGIDETAFQRRHQYVTVISSGDRVLHIADDRKRASLDAWYAAQPAEALAGLRTVAMDMWRPFIDSTLAHVPGAVHKIAFDKFHVAMHLGDAVDKVRRAEHKALLAEGESVLIKSRYLWLQHPDNMTDNNWGRLQALKSANLKTARAWAIKTHAMCLWDYQVRGWARRAWMDWYNWAIRSRLEPVKKVARTIKAHLEGVLTAVVTGATNARAEGFNTMIQKIKRDARGFRNKERFKAAIYFHLGGLDLYPEAVRK; encoded by the coding sequence ATGCACGACCGCGAGCTTTACCGCCAGATTCTCGGCGTTCAGGCGCCCTGGGAGGTGTCCGAGGTGGAAGTCGACCTGCCCGGCACCGGCGTGACGGTCCATATTCGGCACTCCGGCTCGGATCTGGCGTGCCCGCAGTGCGGTGCGGCCTGTTCGGGCTACGACACCCGCGAGCGCAAGTGGCGGCATCTCGACACCTGCCAGTACAAGACCTGGCTGGTCGCGCAGGTGCCGAGGCTTCGGTGTCCCGAGCACGGCGTTCATCAGCTGCCGGTGCCGTGGGCGGAGAACAACTCTCGACTGACGGCGCTTTTCGAGGCGCTGGTGATCGATTGGCTCAAGATCGGCACGATCTCGGAGGTTGCCGAGCGACTCGGTTTGAGCTGGTCGGCGGTCAGCGGCGTGCAGGAGCGCGCGGTGGCGCGGGGTCTGGCGCGGCGGACGCAGGACTTTCCGGACGCGATCGGCATCGACGAGACGGCGTTTCAGCGCCGGCACCAGTATGTGACGGTGATCAGCAGCGGCGATCGGGTGCTGCACATCGCCGACGACCGCAAGCGTGCGAGCCTGGACGCCTGGTACGCGGCGCAGCCGGCCGAGGCGCTGGCAGGCTTGCGAACGGTAGCGATGGACATGTGGCGCCCTTTCATCGATTCGACGCTGGCCCATGTTCCGGGGGCGGTGCACAAGATCGCCTTCGACAAGTTCCACGTCGCCATGCATCTCGGCGATGCCGTCGACAAGGTTCGCCGGGCCGAGCACAAGGCCTTGCTGGCCGAAGGCGAGTCGGTCCTGATCAAAAGCCGCTATCTCTGGCTGCAGCATCCCGACAACATGACCGACAACAACTGGGGCCGTCTCCAGGCGCTCAAATCCGCCAACCTCAAAACCGCCCGGGCCTGGGCAATCAAGACCCACGCGATGTGCCTGTGGGACTACCAGGTCAGAGGCTGGGCGCGTCGGGCCTGGATGGACTGGTACAACTGGGCGATCCGCTCGCGCCTGGAGCCGGTCAAGAAGGTCGCGCGAACGATCAAGGCTCATCTCGAAGGCGTCCTGACGGCCGTGGTCACAGGCGCGACCAATGCCCGCGCCGAAGGCTTCAACACCATGATCCAGAAGATCAAGCGCGACGCCCGAGGGTTCAGAAACAAGGAGCGCTTCAAGGCTGCGATCTACTTCCACCTCGGTGGCCTCGATCTCTACCCGGAGGCGGTGCGAAAATGA
- the cas2 gene encoding CRISPR-associated endonuclease Cas2: protein MPQRETLWLVSYDIADPRRLGRVARFMEKHGVRIQYSVFVVHEKTAFINDLCDRLAEIMNHREDDVRIYPIAATGKSVMMGSTSVPPDLLPAHPVFRQLQLPLNFRHSTRTRKPNRHPPAGG, encoded by the coding sequence ATGCCGCAGCGTGAAACCCTCTGGCTGGTAAGCTACGACATTGCTGACCCACGCCGACTGGGCCGCGTTGCCCGCTTCATGGAGAAGCACGGCGTACGGATACAGTATTCGGTGTTTGTGGTGCACGAAAAGACCGCATTCATCAATGATCTTTGCGATCGCCTGGCCGAAATCATGAATCACCGGGAAGATGATGTCCGCATCTATCCCATTGCCGCGACCGGCAAATCGGTCATGATGGGCTCGACCTCCGTACCGCCTGATCTCCTGCCGGCCCACCCGGTATTTCGGCAATTGCAACTGCCGCTGAATTTCAGGCATAGTACCCGGACAAGGAAGCCCAACCGGCATCCCCCGGCGGGCGGTTGA